In Sphingomonas sp. JUb134, the sequence GCAGAAGATCTGCGCCTGCGCGGGCGACATATACGGGTTGTCGCAACGTACGGTGTACTTGAGCGGGACGCCGGCATCATCGGCACCGTAGTTCGAGGGCGCCAAAATGCGCGCCGGGTACGGGTTGGACGACTTGTCTCGGAACCACATCGTGCTCGCGTAGACTTCCGCTGCGGGCGAGATTTCGAAAGACGCGAAGCCGCCTGCATTCCACCGCTTGTTTGCGCGCTGGAGAGCGGTGCCGTCGTACAGATTGGCCGCATAGGTTTCGGAGTACGGCAGCAGCGTACCCGAACCGTTCGGGTTGTTCACATAGGTGCTGCCGGCGTTCGCGCCTGCGCCCGGCGAAAGGTAGCCGAAGGGCGTATAGGCCGAGGTGGCGCAGCCGAGCGCGCCATCCTTCACTGGCTGCGTGAGCTCGCAGGCTGCGAACTCGCGGTCCGTCATCTGCACCATCTCGGCTTCGCGGTAGTTGACGTAGCCGGAGATATGGAAGCGATCGTCGAACAGCTTCTTGCCGGCCGTGATCGAAACGTCGGTGCGGCCGCCGTCAAAGGCATTGCCGCGTGCCGGCTGCGCGAAGTTGTAGCCGTTGGCGACCTCGGTCGCCAGGCCCGGCTTGTTGTTGTGCGCGTAGAAGTTGTAGTTGCCGTTGATCTGCACGCCTTCGAAGTCATCGTCGAGGACGAAGTTCACGACGCCCGCGATCGCGTCCGAACCATAGACGGCCGATGCGCCGCCGGTCAGAACGTCGACGCGCTTGATCAGCGAGGTCGGGATCATGTTCGCGTCGAGGCCGTTCACCGTGCCCAGGCGCTTGCCGTCGACCAGGACGAGCGTGCGCTCGAAGCCCAGGTTGCGCAACTTGATGCGCTGGCGGCCGTCGGAGTCCGCGTAGTTCTGCTGGCTGTCGGGGGCGACCTGCGGGATGCGGTTGAGCACTTCCTCGATGTTCACCGCCGCCTGCGCACGGATGGACTCCGAGGTGACCGAGGTGATCGGCGCTGCTGCGGTGACGTTCGGGCGGCTGATGCGCGAGCCGGTGACGACGATGGCGCCGCCGCTGTCGGCAGGGGCCTCTTCATTCGCCTGGGGCGCTTCGAGCGCAGAGTCGGTCGCAACCGGGCCACCGGTGACATTGGCTTCCTGAGCCATCGCCGGCATCGCTGCAACGCCCGCGATACAGGTGGATGCCAGCAACAAACGCGTCATCGTCTTCATCAATCGTCCCTTTAGTTCTTTGCGCCCGCCGGCCCTTTGAGGCTCTGTGCGGCGTGGATGCTGGTCCTGCCTGAGGTGTCGGTAACGGCGTAGGTGAAGCCCGGCAGGTGCGCGAAGGCGCCGACCTGGCCCTTGGCGTCGATCGCCAGGAACGCGACCTGCGCGTCCCGGACGGCCTCGCCGCGAAGCTTTGCAATGTGCTGCACGGCCTCGCGGCAGGCAGCGTGCGGGGTCATGCCCATCCGCATCGAGCTGGTGATCCGGGCGGTGCCGGCGATGCGGGTGACTTCCTCGCCCACGCCCGTCGCGGTCGCGGCACCAACGCCCGGCTCGACCATCAGCCCGCAGCCGGCCTGCGGGGAATCACCGACACGGCCGCGCAGCTTGAACGCCATGCCCGATGTCGTGCACGCGCCCGCCAGCCGCCCGTCGGGGCCGCAGGCGACGATGCCGATGGTGTCGTGGTCGAGTGCGGAGCCGCGCTGGTTCTCGATGTTGGCGACCGGCTGGTACTTGGCGGTCTTCAGCCAGTCGCGCCACGCCGCCTCGGCTTCCGGCGTCAGCAGCTTGGTGCGCTCGAAGCCCTCGGCAACCGCGAACTGGCGCGCGCCTTCGCCCACCAGCATCGTGTGCGGCGTCTTCTCCATCACGCGCCGCGCGACCGAGATCGGGTGGAGAATGTCTTCCAGCGCCGCAACCGCGCCGACATGCCCCCGGTCATCCATGATGATGGCGTCGAGGGTTACGTGCCCGTCGCGGTCCGGATAGCCGCCATAGCCGACCGAATGGTTGGTGGGGTCCGCCTCCGGCACCTGCGCCCCGGCCTCGACCGCGTCGATCAGCGTGCCGCCGGACTTGAAACGGGCGAAGGCGGCTGCGTTCGCCGCGGCACCGAAATCCCAGGTGGAGACGATCAGGGCGCGGCTGGCGGGCGCTGCCCGCGCCACCGAGGCGGACGCCATGCCCACAAGACCGATAGCAAGCGTATCCCTGCGTGAAACGATCACGACATGGCCTCCCCGATGCCCCGACCGCGTTCTGATCTCGGTCGGCCCATATGAGCGCTACCATCTTTGGTACCGCTGATCTGAAACAAACCTGTCATAGGCGACATATCAATACAATACCAAAAACGTTAAAGGTTCTAATCGTCCGGCGCTTGAGGCGGCAGGTATTGGACACAAGAGAAAGGCCGCGGACTCAGCGTCCGCGGCCTTTGCGAAGTAGGATTGTGGCAGCGCTACTGCGTTGCAGTAAATCCGCCGATCCCGGCGACCGCCAGGCGCGGCGTGGGCAGCGCCGTCTCCGCGAAGCGCAAGCGCAGGAAGCGGGCAGTGCGCGGCGCGGCGAAGGTGATGCGCTGGGTGGAGAGCGCATAGGCGATGTTGCTGAACTCGCCGGTGGCCGCCGGCTGCCATTGCTTGCCGTCGACGCTGGTCTCCGCGACGTAGCCCCGCGGCGGCGCCGCATTGGTCATCACGTGGCGCGACGGGGTCAGGCTGAAGCCCGCGAGCAGCACCGTCTCGGGCAACGCCACGGTGACGCCGGCAGGTTTCCCAGCGCCCGGCGCCGGCTGCGCCCAGATGGTGCCGGCATCATTGTCGAGCAGCTTCTCCGCTCCCGGTGCGCTCGCCTCGACGATCTTCCAGCCTGCCGTGTCGAGCACGGTGGGGTCGGAAGAAACGATCGCCGGCACGTCCACGGGCGCCACGGACCGGAACAGCGCGAATTCGCTGATCGCAGGAGCCACCGGCGCCTCCAGGATGCGCAGCCGCACGCGCCGGGCGGCGATCGGTTTCTCCAACCGCACGATCCGCTGGGCGGAGATGCACGCATGCTCGGCCAAGGTCTGCCAGCGTCCATCCACCTCCGCGTCGATCGCAAAGCGCGTCACCCTGACCCCCAGCGGCAGATACTCGCGCAGCCGGATCACGTCGAAGCTGTGGCCCGGCGGCAGGTCCAGCGTCAGGCTGGGCGTGGTGACGCCATCGGGCACCGACCAGTAGCTCTCGCGGTCGCC encodes:
- a CDS encoding N(4)-(beta-N-acetylglucosaminyl)-L-asparaginase — translated: MASASVARAAPASRALIVSTWDFGAAANAAAFARFKSGGTLIDAVEAGAQVPEADPTNHSVGYGGYPDRDGHVTLDAIIMDDRGHVGAVAALEDILHPISVARRVMEKTPHTMLVGEGARQFAVAEGFERTKLLTPEAEAAWRDWLKTAKYQPVANIENQRGSALDHDTIGIVACGPDGRLAGACTTSGMAFKLRGRVGDSPQAGCGLMVEPGVGAATATGVGEEVTRIAGTARITSSMRMGMTPHAACREAVQHIAKLRGEAVRDAQVAFLAIDAKGQVGAFAHLPGFTYAVTDTSGRTSIHAAQSLKGPAGAKN